Proteins from one Sylvia atricapilla isolate bSylAtr1 chromosome 1, bSylAtr1.pri, whole genome shotgun sequence genomic window:
- the LOC136368773 gene encoding DGAT1/2-independent enzyme synthesizing storage lipids-like, producing MIGRKESCASGQIPMTNLSCLFYALEEWTVVEFLKKYLVHVIIGSLTISGILVFFIVPLTIVFFIYLSNILLLIYQRNNELKADPLSDVWNSVRKTIASFWDIYARIWHGYELHGVENLPEGPGILVYYHGAIPIDYLYFLSRLFLWKKRLCLSVADHFVFRLPGLKLLLAVTGVIPGTREECLVALKNGYLVSISPGGVREALFSDESYQLMWGNRKGFAQVALEAKVPIIPMYTQNVREGYRMFKERRFFRQLYESTRLPFTPPYGGLPVKFRTYIGKPIPYDPNITTEELVEKTKTAVQALISKHQTIPGNIWKALLERFDKRRKSD from the exons ATGATAGGTAGAAAAGAATCTTGTGCTTCAGGACAGATACCAATGACCAACCTCAGCTGCCTTTTCTATGCACTGGAAGAATGGACTGTTGTGGAGTTCCTGAAGAAATACCTCGTTCATGTGATCATTGGCTCACTGACAATTAGTGGAATATTAGTTTTTTTTATAGTTCCTTTAACAATCGTCTTTTTCATTTACCTTagcaatattttgcttttaatatatCAGAGGAACAATGAGTTAAAAGCAGATCCCTTGAGTGATGTTTGGAATAGTGTAAGAAAAACAATAGCAAGCTTTTGGGATATATATGCAAGAATATGGCATG GTTATGAGCTTCATGGTGTGGAAAACCTCCCAGAAGGACCAGGCATTCTTGTGTATTACCATGGAGCTATTCCTATAGACTACCTTTACTTTTTGTCTAGGCTGtttctgtggaagaaaagaCTTTGCCTGTCAGTAGCTGATCATTTTGTGTTTCGTTTACCGG gACTTAAATTATTGTTGGCTGTGACGGGTGTTATACCAGGTACGAGGGAAGAGTGTCTTGTTGCACTGAAGAATGGATACTTGGTGTCCATCTCACCAGGTGGAGTTCGGGAAGCGCTCTTCAGTGATGAAAGTTACCAGCTCATGTGGGGAAATCGAAAAGGCTTTGCTCAGGTTGCTCTAGAAGCAAAAGTG CCCATCATTCCAATGTATACTCAAAATGTCCGTGAAGGCTATAGGatgtttaaagaaagaa GATTTTTTAGACAGTTATATGAAAGCACTCGATTGCCTTTTACTCCTCCATACGGAGGACTTCCAGTTAAATTTCGCACATACATTGGGAAGCCAATCCCTTACGACCCGAATATAACTACAGAGGAATTAGTTGAAAAG aCAAAGACTGCTGTCCAGGCTCTCATAAGCAAGCACCAAACAATCCCAGGCAATATATGGAAGGCTTTACTGGAGAGATTTGATAAACGTCGTAAAAGTGATTAG